In one Fusarium falciforme chromosome 5, complete sequence genomic region, the following are encoded:
- a CDS encoding CN hydrolase domain-containing protein: protein MPCLPVFLSARDTTSKAISLIERAAKHKANLVVFPETYISAFPIWSALRPPTDNHDLFKRMAIESVYADGEEIQAIRATAKKAQVMVSIGISEKAHSSSATLFNSNVLIGSQGEVLVHHRKLMPTLFEKLTWAPGGGHGLRVAETAYGKIGNLICGENTNPLARYSLMAQGEQIHISTWPAIWPTRVPGIGESQDQSNNDGKSSVTKGANYDNVAANRTRAAAHCFEAKCFGVLCSGALGDDAVEIISEGSSHLRQALEYSQRGATMFLDPTGAPLQGFVVDGQTHEPNPTDFLQSTEDILYCDMNVEDCIEGKQYHDVVGGYQRLDVFDLKVNRTRQYPVTFTESVSESVSQDQRINTEAKNKVE, encoded by the coding sequence ATGCCATGCCTCCCCGTCTTTCTCTCGGCTCGGGACACGACGTCCAAGGCGATTTCGCTTATTGAGAGGGCAGCCAAACACAAAGCAAACTTAGTTGTTTTCCCAGAGACCTACATCTCTGCATTCCCCATCTGGAGTGCATTGCGGCCTCCTACCGACAACCATGACCTATTCAAACGCATGGCAATAGAGTCTGTTTACGCcgatggagaagagatcCAGGCCATTCGCGCAACGGCAAAGAAAGCTCAAGTCATGGTCAGCATTGGCATCTCAGAGAAAGCCCACTCCAGTAGCGCGACCTTGTTCAACTCCAACGTCCTGATCGGGAGCCAGGGTGAGGTTCTAGTTCATCACCGGAAGCTCATGCCTACGTTGTTCGAAAAGTTGACCTGGGCTCCTGGAGGTGGGCATGGACTGAGGGTCGCCGAAACGGCTTATGGAAAGATTGGGAATTTGATATGCGGCGAGAACACGAACCCCTTGGCCAGGTATTCGCTCATGGCACAGGGGGAACAAATTCACATTTCTACTTGGCCGGCGATATGGCCAACTCGAGTTCCAGGCATCGGTGAGTCGCAGGATCAGAGTAATAATGATGGGAAGTCCAGTGTGACGAAAGGGGCCAACTACGACAACGTTGCTGCAAACAGAACTCGCGCAGCCGCCCACTGTTTCGAGGCCAAGTGTTTTGGTGTTCTCTGCTCGGGGGCCCTAGGAGATGACGCTGTCGAGATCATCTCAGAGGGTTCGTCTCACCTGCGTCAAGCTTTGGAGTACTCGCAGCGCGGTGCGACCATGTTCTTGGATCCCACTGGAGCTCCTTTGCAAGGGTTCGTGGTGGATGGCCAGACACATGAGCCCAACCCTACAGATTTCCTACAGAGCACAGAAGATATTCTATACTGTGATATGAACGTTGAGGATTGTATAGAGGGCAAGCAGTATCACGATGTCGTGGGTGGATATCAGAGACTGGACGTGTTTGACTTGAAAGTCAACCGTACCCGTCAGTATCCAGTGACTTTCACCGAGAGTGTTAGTGAGAGCGTATCACAGGACCAAAGGATTAATACTGAGGCAAAGAATAAAGTCGAGTAG
- a CDS encoding NmrA domain-containing protein, which yields MSPPEYYLIAGATGRQGGATVDALLSDPEIKIEPRKVYAITRHPTGPGAVKLREKYSDINIIPGDLNNPEAMFQHLDKNIIPKTGVFLAQAHGPTELSDAKGFIDVAASNGVPYFVYSSVDRGGRELSDKDPSYCKTFSDKFCIEQHLRSVCSSSQMEYTILRPTWFADNAWWGFPGQLCMTGWRENMEGKRMQVTVTKDIGRWAVEGLVRPDRTGIRNQALSIASDELSFKDIDDIFVRHTRKGVPVTYGLLARFIIWMVKDLRTMFGFIGERAYGADLPWLKSHLEPTTFEQWVRNEVPSG from the coding sequence GTCAAGGCGGCGCAACAGTCGATGCTCTCCTATCCGATCCCGAAATCAAGATTGAGCCCAGAAAGGTCTATGCCATAACTCGACACCCCACTGGACCGGGAGCTGTCAAGCTTCGTGAGAAGTACAGCGACATCAACATTATCCCCGGCGACTTGAACAACCCTGAGGCCATGTTCCAACATCTGGACAAGAACATCATACCCAAAACTGGGGTTTTTCTCGCACAGGCTCATGGACCGACCGAACTGAGCGATGCAAAGGGATTCATCGATGTCGCCGCTTCCAACGGGGTCCCCTACTTTGTCTACTCCTCCGTTGACCGCGGAGGACGTGAACTCAGCGACAAAGACCCGTCATACTGCAAGACTTTCTCGGACAAGTTCTGTATCGAGCAGCATCTGAGGAGTGTTTGCAGTTCCAGCCAGATGGAGTACACCATCCTCCGACCAACCTGGTTCGCCGACAATGCCTGGTGGGGCTTCCCCGGTCAGCTCTGCATGACAGGTTGGAGGGAGAATATGGAGGGCAAGAGAATGCAGGTCACGGTGACCAAGGACATTGGAAGGTGGGCAGTCGAGGGTCTAGTACGGCCCGACCGGACCGGTATTAGGAACCAGGCTCTCTCGATCGCCAGTGATGAGCTCAGCTTCAAGGATATCGACGACATTTTTGTTCGACACACCAGAAAGGGCGTTCCTGTTACATATGGGCTTTTGGCTAGGTTCATCATTTGGATGGTCAAGGACTTGAGGACAATGTTTGGCTTCATCGGTGAGAGGGCTTACGGCGCGGATCTGCCATGGTTGAAGAGCCATCTGGAGCCGACTACGTTTGAGCAATGGGTCCGGAACGAAGTGCCAAGTGGGTGA